The following are encoded together in the Bactrocera neohumeralis isolate Rockhampton chromosome 6, APGP_CSIRO_Bneo_wtdbg2-racon-allhic-juicebox.fasta_v2, whole genome shotgun sequence genome:
- the LOC126762362 gene encoding uncharacterized protein LOC126762362 produces MNITNRSSDSHVPLARETSLPPKVTFLQDEDDFDREKYRASLRAKLQLDDEDSDVFGSTLKQSKSRLTERNRYLENEDEDILGSTYKPLKFKGLDESNAVETSLKSSLKYRASAEPFESALKSLKLNGTDESGFGESIKHRALKAVERTGKARSILDDLDDQEASSFSTRRIKIRSENVIMGDTSTTTEASSRMKATKARLADLESEMSSISEKQSERERRKHNLRKLLNESESDTFKAIEM; encoded by the exons atgaaTATCACCAATAGGAGCTCTGATTCACATGTCCCTTTGGCTCGTGAAACCAGCTTGCCACCAAAAGTGACCTTTTTACAAGATGAGGATGACTTTGATCGGGAGAAATATAGAGCCTCACTAAGAGCCAAACTGCAACTAGACGATGAGG ATTCCGATGTTTTTGGCTCCACACTCAAACAATCTAAGTCGAGACTCACAGAAAGAAATAGATATCTGGAGAATGAGG ATGAAGACATTTTGGGATCTACCTACAAGCCATTGAAATTCAAGGGGTTAGATGAATCCAATGCTGTAGAAACTTCgctgaaatcatcattgaaatatAGAGCTTCAGCAGAGCCCTTCGAATCGGCTTTGAAGTCCTTAAAATTGAATGGTACAGATGAGTCAGGATTCGGTGAAAGCATAAAACATAGAGCATTAAAAGCTGTCGAAAGAACCGGCAAAGCGAGGTCCATCTTGGACGACTTAGATGATCAg GAGGCTAGTTCATTCTCTACTAGACGTATTAAGATCAGAAGTGAGAACGTCATTATGGGTGATACCAGTACCACAACCGAAGCTTCCTCACGCATGAAAGCTACCAAAGCTCGTCTCGCTGATCTCGAATCGGAAATGTCCTCGATTAGTGAAAAACAAAGTGAGCGGGAAAGGCGTAaacataatttaagaaaattattgaatgaAAGCGAATCTGATACCTTTAAGGCCATAGAAATGTAA